In Archocentrus centrarchus isolate MPI-CPG fArcCen1 chromosome 16, fArcCen1, whole genome shotgun sequence, a single window of DNA contains:
- the LOC115794944 gene encoding transmembrane protein 222-like, translating to MAEANDTDIMMSYHGDFLKNDRKSSRYPFCIVWTPIPILTWVLPFIGHMGICTSSGVIRDFAGSYFVSEDNMGFGRPTKYWKLDVDKVCGNGAATWDKAVHDASEEYKCRPHNLCFDNCHSHVAMALNLMRYDNSTSWNMVNLCVLSLIHGKHVSWAAFLKTWLPFIMLCGVFTTFILTFNLQ from the exons ATGGCGGAGGCGAACGATACCGACATAATGATGAGTTACCACGGTGATTTCCTAAAAAACGACAGAAAAAGCAGCCGCTACCCTTTCTGCATTGTCTGGACACCTATTCCCATTTTAAC GTGGGTGCTTCCCTTCATCGGTCACATGGGTATATGCACTTCTTCTGGAGTCATACGAGATTTTGCAGGGTCATATTTTGTCTCG GAGGATAACATGGGGTTTGGTAGACCCACAAA GTATTGGAAGCTTGATGTGGATAAGGTGTGTGGTAATGGTGCAGCTACATGGGACAAAGCTGTGCACGATGCATCAGAGGAGTACAAATGCAGGCCG CACAATCTGTGCTTTGATAACTGCCATTCCCACGTTGCCATGGCCCTCAACCTGATGCGCTACGACAACAGCACATCCTGGAACATGGTGAACCTGTGCGTCCTGTCTCTCATTCATGGGAAACACGTAAG CTGGGCTGCTTTCCTGAAGACCTGGCTGCCCTTCATCATGCTCTGCGGAGTCTTCACCACCTTCATCCTCACATTCAACCTACAGTAA
- the LOC115794943 gene encoding trophoblast glycoprotein-like has translation MCFSALFVFWGILFCAPCRCLECPFGCECFAVIHTVKCVSKDLLTAPQNIPGFAKTVIMTGNNIHQIGPSSFTELENITNIILSNNRITQMASHTFSSLINLRFLDLSGNQLALIHPEALSIPGSPLQELNLSQALYNFTALTDLTTALRWGGLAGLLRLDLSGNKLALLPPGMFSHLPNLQQLFLANNALVAVYSGTFSGMNHLEVLDLTHNAFRTLRTDALQELEKLGDIKILLGNNPYTCSCEIHDFVTWLNKSRAKVDANAVRCASPVTLTDTRLRGLSVQDIGCVVPVLTEVANLTLQTSYVFLGLVLGFVGMVFLFVLYLNRKGMKKWINEMRDACRDVLEGYHYRYEIDSDPRLGHISADSRRAQRQLGLSLSQQLPSDTSVIHTKTQVKPVTTSLPVNL, from the exons atgtgtttttctgctctctttgtgttttggggGATTCTTTTCTGTGCACCATGCCGGTGCTTGGAGTGTCCTTTTGGCTGTGAGTGTTTCGCTGTGATCCACACGGTAAAATGTGTTTCTAAAGATCTGCTCACAGCGCCACAAAATATTCCAGGATTTGCCAAGACCGTCATTATGACAGGGAATAATATACACCAAATTGGACCCAGTTCATTTACAGAGCTGGAGAACATCACTAATATCATTTTAAGCAATAACAG GATAACACAGATGGCGTCCCACACCTTCTCTTCCCTCATCAATTTGCGCTTCCTGGACCTCAGTGGAAACCAGCTGGCACTCATCCATCCAGAGGCTCTCAGCATACCTGGCAGCCCCCTTCAGGAGCTCAACCTGAGCCAGGCACTGTACAACTTTACTGCCCTTACAGACCTCACCACAGCTCTGCGCTGGGGTGGCCTTGCGGGGCTCCTCCGCCTCGACCTCTCCGGGAACAAGCTTGCCCTGCTGCCCCCAGGGATGTTCTCCCACCttccaaatctgcagcagctctttCTCGCTAACAACGCTTTAGTGGCAGTCTACAGTGGGACCTTCTCCGGTATGAATCACCTGGAGGTGCTGGACCTGACGCACAATGCCTTCAGGACTTTAAGAACTGACGCTCTGCAGGAGTTGGAGAAACTCGGGGACATCAAAATCCTACTCGGTAACAACCCCTACACCTGCTCCTGTGAGATCCATGATTTTGTCACATGGCTGAATAAATCAAGAGCCAAGGTTGATGCGAATGCTGTGAGATGTGCCTCACCTGTCACATTAACCGACACTCGCCTGCGAGGGCTCAGCGTCCAGGATATTGGGTGTGTTGTTCCAGTCCTTACAGAGGTCGCTAATCTCACCTTGCAGACCTCTTATGTCTTCCTGGGGCTGGTTCTGGGGTTTGTTGGCATGGTTTTTCTCTTTGTGCTCTACCTGAATCGCAAAGGTATGAAGAAGTGGATCAATGAAATGAGAGATGCTTGTCGGGATGTTCTGGAGGGCTATCACTACCGGTATGAGATTGACTCGGACCCTCGGCTGGGGCACATCTCAGCAGACAGCAGAAGGGCACAAAGGCAGTTAGGGTTGTCTTTGTCACAACAGCTGCCCAGTGACACCTCTGTCATCCACACAAAAACCCAAGTCAAACCAGTTACCACCTCCCTGCCTGTAAACTTATGA
- the kdf1a gene encoding keratinocyte differentiation factor 1 — MPGHSTGAPRHKYPNSSSRAEKHRPNRTISRDSTTSQDSYKDPHGEHLRDHSRYSESKYGRSRSYPRNGTGRSSETIGFIPGSADSVPSSRQSCGSCASVGWSSCKALICCVLTCGFYGTREPCLPVNESSTDHTPKAGGEPRPPNGMAVNNPTCGIPLEPNNKPPKTSRLPQSDSFRYPDVRIAGQTVKYPVAASKRTRIPGKGESQRPVSNTSLLSHEDYDLDDQNDTDIDSLITKKLLELYALHQIDQLAKCTSDSSFSRKTNEISELIYSIAQDYNLEEQEAECKLVHGVIRISTRKGKRKKDCPSMGQRPNGRSDGTLPDSGNETMTNTFMSSDFPEVKVSEQTPSDELARKMRNYSGRTYSSSTTTAYSAYNHDTETYSSGAPLIL; from the exons ATGCCTGGCCACAGCACAGGGGCTCCCCGCCACAAATATCCCAATTCCAGCTCCAGGGCGGAAAAGCATAGACCCAACCGGACTATATCCAGGGACAGCACAACAAGCCAAGACTCCTACAAGGATCCTCATGGGGAGCATCTACGTGACCACTCCCGGTATTCAGAGAGCAAGTACGGTCGAAGCAGAAGCTACCCACGAAATGGCACTGGAAGGAGTTCAGAGACTATAGGATTTATTCCAGGGTCAGCAGACAGTGTGCCAAGCAGCAGGCAGTCCTGTGGCTCCTGTGCCTCTGTGGGCTGGAGTAGCTGTAAGGCTCTTATCTGCTGTGTACTGACCTGTGGATTTTATGGCACCCGGGAGCCCTGCCTTCCTGTTAACGAGAGCTCCACAGACCATACCCCTAAAGCGGGCGGTGAGCCTCGACCTCCTAATGGCATGGCTGTAAACAACCCTACTTGTGGCATCCCTTTGGAGCCCAACAATAAGCCCCCCAAGACCTCCAGATTGCCCCAGAGTGACAGTTTCCGCTACCCAGATGTGCGCATAGCAGGTCAGACAGTAAAGTATCCAGTTGCTGCCTCCAAACGGACTCGCATACCCGGTAAGGGGGAAAGCCAGCGGCCGGTGAGCAACACCAGCCTGCTGTCCCATGAGGACTATGACTTAGACGACCAGAACGACACAGACATTGACTCTCTCATCACCAAGAAGCTGCTGGAGCTTTACGCCCTGCATCAGATCGACCAGCTGGCCAAGTGCACTTCTGACTCATCCTTCTCCCGTAAGACCAACGAGATCAGCGAGCTCATCTACAGCATCGCTCAGGACTACAACCTggaggagcaggaggccgaGTGCAAGCTGGTGCACGGGGTCATCCGCATCAGCACGCGAAAGGGCAAGAGGAAAAAGGATTGCCCGTCAATGGGGCAGCGTCCTAACGGCAGGAGTGACGGGACTCTCCCCGATAGTGGCAACGAGACCATGACCAACACCTTTATGAGCAGCGATT TTCCCGAGGTCAAAGTGTCAGAGCAGACGCCATCGGACGAGCTGGcaagaaaaatgagaaattatAGCGGGAGAA CATATTCCTCCAGCACCACTACGGCCTACTCGGCATACAACCATGACACCGAAACCTACTCCTCAGGTGCTCCTCTGATTCTCTGA
- the nr0b2a gene encoding nuclear receptor subfamily 0 group B member 2a, translated as MKSPSCKRTRSFNCTEHTICESVKMDGSCCCSTSSDRLSNPILYKILSQMDSSRPSQDNFDYSSVPHRCKCEVRRTVCLKRQSEICKEASAVLVKTLNFMKNLPAFNQLPPNDQFALLKSCWAPLFILGLAQERVDFEVTDIPADSMLKKILLNRQESPEVEREQPTMAGVSKLTSCLKKFWSLDLSPKEYAYLKGTTIFNPDVPDLKAALFVEGLQQEAQHALSKVVQLLHPGDRDRFARILLTASMLQSITPSLITELFFRPVIGQANLLELLVDMVFYR; from the exons ATGAAGAGCCCATCCTGCAAGAGGACGCGCTCATTTAACTGCACAGAACATACAATCTGTGAATCGGTGAAAATGGACGGCTCGTGCTGTTGTTCAACCAGCAGTGATAGGCTTTCGAATCCTATCCTCTACAAGATCCTCAGCCAAATGGATAGCAGCAGACCAAGCCAAGACAACTTTGACTACAGTTCAGTACCTCACAGATGCAAATGTGAGGTGCGACGGACAGTGTGTTTGAAAAGGCAATCTGAGATTTGCAAAGAAGCTTCAGCCGTTCTGGTTAAAACCCTAAATTTCATGAAAAACTTACCTGCTTTTAACCAACTGCCGCCAAACGACCAGTTCGCGCTTCTTAAAAGCTGCTGGGCGCCACTCTTCATTTTGGGCCTGGCCCAGGAACGCGTGGACTTTGAGGTGACGGATATTCCTGCTGACAGCATGCTGAAAAAGATTCTCCTGAACAGACAGGAGAGCCCTGAGGTGGAAAGGGAGCAGCCCACCATGGCCGGTGTCAGCAAACTCACGTCATGCCTCAAAAAGTTTTGGAGTTTGGATTTGAGCCCAAAGGAATATGCATACCTCAAAGGGACCACAATATTTAATCCAG ATGTACCAGATTTGAAGGCAGCCCTGTTTGTGGAAGGGCTGCAACAGGAAGCTCAGCATGCCTTAAGCAAGGTGGTGCAGCTCCTCCACCCGGGGGACCGGGACCGCTTTGCTCGAATCCTCCTCACAGCCTCCATGCTGCAGAGCATCACACCCAGCCTCATCACTGAACTCTTCTTCCGGCCTGTGATAGGACAGGCgaatctgctggagctgctggtcGACATGGTCTTCTACAGATAG